The region CGGCAACACATAAACCAAATGCGGGTAACCCTTGCCACTCAATACTCATTTGATTGCCAGCCAAGGCAAACAGTGAACCGAGAATTAATGACACCGAGATCATCACGATTGCTCTAGTTGGCACTCTTGTTGACATTGAACGCTCCTGGTTGATATCTGTACAAGTTGCTTTCATTATGAGACTATCATTACCGAAAAAATAATCAGGTGTCAAACAAATGTGCAGCAGGTTGAGCGTTTTTTGTTACGAAAGGTTATTTATGTCATGCAGTTACAAGCGTTTTATCAAAGGCTTTATTGGCTGACTCATTTAACGTGCTGGCTTGGTCATGAACTCGATAATGTATTGGAATTTGTTTGAACGGCTTTTCGAGGCAGGTATTTTTTGAGCTAGACATGTGCCTCTTATGCTGTGTTTAGTCGATGAAGCTAATCAGCAATGGATTTATTGCGGCATTAACAAGATTATAAATCGGCAGATGGAGCCGAATGACAAGCGGAATAGGAAATGACGATGGAAAACAAAGTGTATATTCTCGGCGGTGCGCAAACGGATTTTTCTCGAAATTGGCATCGGGAAGAGAAATCAATTTTCGATATGTTTAAGGAAGTCATGAACCAAGGTCTAGTGTCTTCGGGGCTGGAGCCTGCGCAAATCGAAGTCGGTCACGTCGGAAACTTTGTGGGTGAACTATTTGCTGGACAAGGATTAATGGGAGGCTTTTTCGGGCAGGCTTACGCTGAACTGGCGGCAATACCGACGTCGCGGCATGAAGCGGCATGTGCATCTGGTTCAATGGCGGCGTTGGCAGCTATGTCTGATATTCAAGCTGGGCACTACGGCTTGGCATGCGTGGTTGGCATTGAGCTTATGCGAAATGTACCTGGGAAAGTTGGTGCCGACTACTTAGGCGCTGCGACTTACCGGGGAATTGAAGCGACAAATTGTGATTATCCATGGCCGTATATGTTTGATTTATTGGCGCAAGAATATGACAAACGTTATGGCATGGACTACGACAGCCTAAAAACTATCGCTCAAATTAACTATGCAAATGCGCGAGTAAACCCCTATGCACAGTCAAAATCTTGGTCGTTTGAGGAAAAAAGCTTTACTAATGATGACGAACTCAATCCAATTATTGAAGGCAAACTTCGTAAAATGGATTGCGGCCAAATCACAGATGGCGCTGCTTGTGTGTTTTTAGCGAGTGAAAAAATTGCGAAACAACACGCACAAAAGCAGGGGCTTTCGCTTAGAGATATTCCATATATTAAAGGCTGGGGGCATAGGAGTGCACCTTTATTGTTTGAAGAAAAAATGCGATTAAGTCAAAACAGCCCATTGATTTTCCCTCATGCGAGGCTGATGGTTCAAGATGCACTGACTCGCGCGGGAATGTCGTCAGTAGCCGAGCTTGACGGTTTGGAAACTCATGATTGTTTTACGATTACTGAATACATGGCCATTGATCACTGGGGCTTAACTGAACCGGGGGAGAGTTACAAAGCAATTGAAGCCGGTCGAATTAGCAAAGATGGTGATTTTCCCATTAACCCAAGTGGTGGGCTAATCGGACTAGGTCACCCTGTCGGCGCGACAGGCGTGCGTATGATGTTAGATTGCTACCAACAAGTCACCGGGCAGGCGGGAAATTGTCAGCTCTCTAATGTGAATAACATGGCAACGTTTAATTTAGGGGGCAGCGCGACAACTTGCGCGAGTTTTATTATTGGCCGTTAGTAAAGCGGCTTTTCGCAATCCCATGGGTTAATAAAAAAGAGTGATTAAGAGAGTCACGAAAGCTACGCAATTAGCGGATTGTTGCGCGTTACAAGACGTTTATCACAAAAATTAAGCTAAATAGCGCTCACTAGATGCCTTTACAGTTTAACTGGTTGTACTAGTTGGTTGTTCTGGTACAATCAGTGAGATTTAAAAATGCAGGTAATTGAGGCTAAGAACGAAATGGTAATAAAAGCACAGAGTCCAGCAGGTTTTGCAGAGCAGTACATTGTTGAATCTATCTGGAATGGTGGCTTTCCCCCCGGCTCAATTTTACCCGCTGAGCGAGAGCTTTCAGAACTGATTGGTGTAACTCGTACCACATTACGTGAGGTGTTACAGCGACTTGCCCGCGATGGCTGGCTGACGATAAAGCACGGTAAGCCGACGCGAGTGAATAACTTCTGGGAAACGTCGAGTCTTAATATTCTTGAAACACTAGCGCAATTAGATCACGAAGGCATTCCAGAGCTTGTTGATAATTTAATGTCGGCGCGCACAAATATTAGTGCAATCTACGTGCGTGGTGCGATTAAGAACAACCCTGAAAAAACGATCGAATTATTGGAATCTTACAAAGACGTTGAAGATGACGGCGAAAAGTTTGCAGAGTTTGACTACAAGCTTAATAAAGAGTTGGTGATGGCGTCTGGAAACTCCATTTACTTGCTTATTTTAAATGGTTTTAGAGGCTTGTATTCTCGTTTAGGCGGCTTGTACTTCCAACACCCAAGAGGACGAGAAATTTCTCGCGGTTATTATCAGCGCCTTATCGACCTTGCTAAGGCTGGCAAATTCGACGAATCTGTATTTGCAGTGCGTAAATTCGGTATTGAATCGGGCCAACTTTGGTTAGAGCTGAAAGACGAAGTATTAAAAGAACTCGCCGAATAACGTCATAAATATAAAAAAACGGGTAAAGACTCAGTCTTTGCCCGTTTTTTTATGTCTAAATTTTACCAATATTGTGGTGTGATTAGTGGTCGAATTGTGGTGACAAGCGGTGTTTATTATTTGACAAACTACAGCTAAAGTTGAAGAGGATGTCTAATTTATCGCCTATGCGCTAAGCTAGTAATTAAGCTAGTAATTAAGCTAGTAATTAAGCTAGTAATATAGCTAAGTTGATTGTTGTTTCAGCTCATCGGCACCGTTGGCATAGGACGTGAACAAACATGGTTAAAAGACTCACAACAATTGGCATACTTGCCACAGTTCTGCAATTTGCGGCACTGCCCGCTGCTGCTGAAAAAATCGACGAGTGTAATTCTGGCACTTGTATCAACTACTTTAATCAATATAAAAAAGCTGCCAAACGCGGCCACTCACTGGCTATGTTAACCTTGGGGCAGTTCTACCACCACGGTTATGGCACGCCGAAAAACGAAAAGATGGCGTTGAAGTTTTTCAAAAAGGCGGCTCGTGCAGGTTATACTTCCGCGCAATTTAAAGCCGGATACATCTATTTGACAAGCAAAGAACTGCAAGACATCGATGATGCCCAAGCGTACCTCGAAAAAGCGGCCAAATATGAATATGACGGCGCTGATTTTCTGCTCGGTATGATGTACATGGATGAAAAATATGGTGTGCAAGATTTGGCGAAGGCAGACAGTCATTTCGCTGAGTCTTACCAGCGAAAGTACGAGCAGATCCCTAATGTTGTGAAATTTATTAACGCAAAATATGAAACGCCTGAAAAAGCCTTTCCCAAACTTTACAGCTTGTTGAATCAAAAACCCTTAGTGGCTACAGAAGATGGTGGGCTGGCTTGGTATGACGATGATGTAGAGGTGATAACGATCACGTCACCACCGTTGCAAACTACGTTTAACAAACAGCTGGTCACCTTTCGTAAGGCAATCAAATCGACAGGGACTCGCTTTAGAGGAAAGACCTGCGCTGAGCGCCTGACCTGTATGCAGCGAGCGGACATTGCTGATTCCACAGACTTTAGACATTTGTTTTTAGAGGGCTTTAGCGGTAATAACTACGCACGATAAAAATGGATGCAATTATTTATTCAGGCCGTATTCGTTGTTTCACTCATCTAGATAAATACGGTTAAACGGCTTAATCAAACACAAATAATTAGGGCGTGTTGAGCTTTCGAAATTGAATAAAATTCATTATCGCAACATCAACACGCCCTAGTCATCAGACAAACGAATGCCAATGCTTGAGGCTATTAGTCGACAGCAACCCAAGGTGTTTGTTTATGTGCTTTTACAAAATCTGTTTGAAAAACTGACGTAATTGTTAAAGCTTGTCGTGTTTATTGCTTGCCATCTTAGATTCGCATAATAAGTGCAATTTCTCAGGTTAGGTGGCCAGCTGTTATAGTTCGGCTACTTTCTCGCCAAAGGAAATAGCCTTATGAACTACAAACAGCTGACACAAGCTGAACGATACCAGATTTACGCTTTGTTAAAAGCAAAACATAGTCAAAAAGAGATAGCTGAAATTTTAGAGCGCAGTCCGTCATCCATTTCACGCGAGATACGACGCAATAAAGGATTGAGGGGCTATCGACCAAAACAAGCTCACCAATTGGCTAAACAAAGACGTCAATCGGCTACTAAGTCAGTCAAAATCACAGAGCAGGTCCAAGGTTGGATTAAGTGGTTGCTTGAGCAAGACTTTAGCCCAGAGCAAATTACTGGACGGATTAAATTAGAAGAAAAGCTTTCCCTGCACCATGAGAGTATTTACCGCTATATTTATCAGGATAAAGCCCAAGGTGGTCAACTGTATAAATCTCTCACCAGAGCAGGTAAAAAATACCAAAAACGCTATGGCCGCTATAGTAAGCGTGGCCAACTTGTGAACCGTGTCGGTATTGATGAACGCCCAGCGGTAGTTGACACAAAATCTCGTCTTGGTGATTGGGAAGGTGATACTGTTATAGGAAAAGGGCGCCAACACGCCTTTGTCACACTGGTTGAGCGAAAGACACTTTATACCGTTGTTAGGCGTATTGAGAGCAAACATGCTGATATTACAGCAGACGCTATCATTGATAGTGTTATGCCACTCAAAGAAAAGGTACTGACGATTACCTTCGATAATGGTAAAGAATTTGCTCAACATGAGCGAATTGCTCAAGCGCTAGAAGCGGATGTGTACTTCGCCCACCCTTACGCTTCGTGGGAGCGAGGTATCAATGAGAATACTAACGGTTTACTGCGACGTTACTTTCCCAAAGGCACAGACTTTATGGCGCTTAGTGAAGAAGAAATTCAGGCGGCAGTTGATAAGCTCAATCACCGCCCAAGAAAGACAAGAGGTTATAAAACACCTTATGAATTATTTACCGGTCAGCCAGAGAAATTAGTGGCTGCATAAACGATTGCACTTATTAGTTGAATTCAAGCATAGAAATAACATGTTTTAATCAATATTTAGCGTGTTCATAAAGCTGATAACTTGCCGCTGTTCAATTTCAGTTAAATTAAGCTCAGGTAATTCTGATTGTGCTGGTTTAGTTGATAAATAATGCTGCATGACTTGCTCGAGTGAATTAAAGCGGCCATCGTGAAAATAGGGCGCGGTTTTATTTAGATAGCGTAAGCTTGAACATTGCTCTGGGCTGGCATCACTGTATTGACCTAGGCAATTAAATGGGTCTCGAACTACAGTTCTCAGCCCTAAAAATCGGCCATAGTCTTGTTCATTTTTGTGATTGTTTTGTGAGCCAATATGATGAAAATCATTGTTAGTTAATAACGGACCATTATGACAACGAAAGCAGTGGGTTTTCTCAGTATTAATAAATAGACGAATGCCAGCAAGTTCATCATCGCTTAATAGTGAGTTTGCACGGGCAGCCCCTAAATTAAAAAGTGCGGTTAAATAATGATCAGATTTCGTTCTTGGTATCGATAGGCTGCGTTCATAGGCTGCAAGCGCTTTACCAATATTAACAAAAGCTCGATTGATTTCTTGTTGATCTTCTTTGCTGATTGTTTGCCAGTTAGCTCTAGCCTCAGTATCGCCCCAAGGACCAGACTTTTCGAGAATATTGTCGTTAAATACTTGCTTGGGAAATCGGCCAAAAAGATTTTCATAGCTTCGGTGGTAGTAGCTATCAGAGCCTATGACCCTTAGCACTTTTATCCGGCTACTGCCCATTTCTTTGGCTGCTTCAAAAGGCACTAATGCTTGCGCCCATAGCGAGTCTTTACGGCCATCCCAATAAAACCAAGTTGAATACCCTAGCCCTAATAAACTTTGGCTGTTGCGATTAAGCTTGTCTAGGCCTTTCCCCTTTGCCAAGCCATCAGTAAAAGCACGCTCGGGCTGGTGGCAACTGGCACATGAAAGCTCACCATTTTGGCTCATCCTAGGGTCAAAAAATAGCTGTTTACCAAACGCCGCAGCTTGTGGATTATTGGCATAACGATTTGACGGACTATGGAGTTTATCTGGTAAGTTTTTTAGTTGTAATGATTGCAAAACACTGCGCTCTTGGGCTGACCAGTAAGCGTGCTGCTCGCAGCCTTTAAGCATAGGTAATAATACAGTGGTGATACTAATGGCTAAGGCTAAAGTTGAGCGTTGCACTGTCGGTTAACTCATTTGTTCTTATTCTGAACGTGATACGCCAGTTGCCCGACATATTAAATTTGACCCCTTCAAGTAAGTATTGACCATTGCCAAGGTAGCGCGTTATCTGCGGTTGTGATGGTAAACCATGACCGTGCTCCGGCATACCGCCACTAATATTAATTAATGCCGGGTAGACCGGGCTCTTATTGCTATCGGTAAGGGTAATAATATGGTTATGAAAATAGCCAATAGGGGGCTTGTTATTTTGCTCGGTTGTTAAGCTTAGTAGAAATAGTCCTTGCTCACTGGTTATTTGGTAGTGAAAAGCCTGTTTGTCTGCTTTTCTTTGTTGGCTAGCATTTTGGCCAGTACAGCTCATACAGACGAGACAAAAGAG is a window of Thalassotalea euphylliae DNA encoding:
- a CDS encoding acetyl-CoA acetyltransferase, translating into MENKVYILGGAQTDFSRNWHREEKSIFDMFKEVMNQGLVSSGLEPAQIEVGHVGNFVGELFAGQGLMGGFFGQAYAELAAIPTSRHEAACASGSMAALAAMSDIQAGHYGLACVVGIELMRNVPGKVGADYLGAATYRGIEATNCDYPWPYMFDLLAQEYDKRYGMDYDSLKTIAQINYANARVNPYAQSKSWSFEEKSFTNDDELNPIIEGKLRKMDCGQITDGAACVFLASEKIAKQHAQKQGLSLRDIPYIKGWGHRSAPLLFEEKMRLSQNSPLIFPHARLMVQDALTRAGMSSVAELDGLETHDCFTITEYMAIDHWGLTEPGESYKAIEAGRISKDGDFPINPSGGLIGLGHPVGATGVRMMLDCYQQVTGQAGNCQLSNVNNMATFNLGGSATTCASFIIGR
- the fadR gene encoding fatty acid metabolism transcriptional regulator FadR encodes the protein MVIKAQSPAGFAEQYIVESIWNGGFPPGSILPAERELSELIGVTRTTLREVLQRLARDGWLTIKHGKPTRVNNFWETSSLNILETLAQLDHEGIPELVDNLMSARTNISAIYVRGAIKNNPEKTIELLESYKDVEDDGEKFAEFDYKLNKELVMASGNSIYLLILNGFRGLYSRLGGLYFQHPRGREISRGYYQRLIDLAKAGKFDESVFAVRKFGIESGQLWLELKDEVLKELAE
- a CDS encoding tetratricopeptide repeat protein, giving the protein MVKRLTTIGILATVLQFAALPAAAEKIDECNSGTCINYFNQYKKAAKRGHSLAMLTLGQFYHHGYGTPKNEKMALKFFKKAARAGYTSAQFKAGYIYLTSKELQDIDDAQAYLEKAAKYEYDGADFLLGMMYMDEKYGVQDLAKADSHFAESYQRKYEQIPNVVKFINAKYETPEKAFPKLYSLLNQKPLVATEDGGLAWYDDDVEVITITSPPLQTTFNKQLVTFRKAIKSTGTRFRGKTCAERLTCMQRADIADSTDFRHLFLEGFSGNNYAR
- a CDS encoding IS30 family transposase, producing MNYKQLTQAERYQIYALLKAKHSQKEIAEILERSPSSISREIRRNKGLRGYRPKQAHQLAKQRRQSATKSVKITEQVQGWIKWLLEQDFSPEQITGRIKLEEKLSLHHESIYRYIYQDKAQGGQLYKSLTRAGKKYQKRYGRYSKRGQLVNRVGIDERPAVVDTKSRLGDWEGDTVIGKGRQHAFVTLVERKTLYTVVRRIESKHADITADAIIDSVMPLKEKVLTITFDNGKEFAQHERIAQALEADVYFAHPYASWERGINENTNGLLRRYFPKGTDFMALSEEEIQAAVDKLNHRPRKTRGYKTPYELFTGQPEKLVAA
- a CDS encoding cytochrome-c peroxidase, which translates into the protein MQRSTLALAISITTVLLPMLKGCEQHAYWSAQERSVLQSLQLKNLPDKLHSPSNRYANNPQAAAFGKQLFFDPRMSQNGELSCASCHQPERAFTDGLAKGKGLDKLNRNSQSLLGLGYSTWFYWDGRKDSLWAQALVPFEAAKEMGSSRIKVLRVIGSDSYYHRSYENLFGRFPKQVFNDNILEKSGPWGDTEARANWQTISKEDQQEINRAFVNIGKALAAYERSLSIPRTKSDHYLTALFNLGAARANSLLSDDELAGIRLFINTEKTHCFRCHNGPLLTNNDFHHIGSQNNHKNEQDYGRFLGLRTVVRDPFNCLGQYSDASPEQCSSLRYLNKTAPYFHDGRFNSLEQVMQHYLSTKPAQSELPELNLTEIEQRQVISFMNTLNID
- a CDS encoding FixH family protein, which encodes MSCTGQNASQQRKADKQAFHYQITSEQGLFLLSLTTEQNNKPPIGYFHNHIITLTDSNKSPVYPALINISGGMPEHGHGLPSQPQITRYLGNGQYLLEGVKFNMSGNWRITFRIRTNELTDSATLNFSLSH